Proteins encoded together in one Staphylococcus aureus window:
- a CDS encoding tRNA1(Val) (adenine(37)-N6)-methyltransferase, with the protein MLKENERFDQLIKEDFSIIQNDDVFSFSTDALLLGHFTKPRTKDIVLDLCSGNGVIPLLLFAKHPRHIEGVEIQKTLVDMARRTFQFNDVDEYLTMHHMDLKNVTKVFKPSQYTLVTCNPPYFKENQQHQHQKEAHKIARHEIMCTLEDCMIAARHLLKEGGRLNMVHRAERLMDVLFEMRKVNIEPKKVVFIYSKVGKSAQTIVVEGRKGGNQGLEIMPPFYIYNEDGNYSEEMKEVYYG; encoded by the coding sequence ATGTTAAAAGAGAATGAACGATTTGATCAACTAATCAAAGAAGATTTTAGTATTATTCAAAATGATGATGTTTTTTCATTTTCAACGGATGCTTTGTTGTTAGGGCATTTTACAAAACCTAGAACAAAAGATATTGTGTTGGACTTATGTTCAGGCAATGGGGTGATACCCTTGTTATTGTTTGCGAAACATCCACGACATATAGAAGGTGTTGAGATTCAAAAAACACTTGTCGATATGGCGCGACGCACATTTCAATTCAATGATGTTGATGAATATTTAACAATGCATCACATGGATTTGAAAAACGTTACTAAAGTATTTAAACCTTCACAATATACTTTAGTAACGTGTAATCCGCCTTATTTTAAAGAGAATCAGCAACACCAACATCAAAAAGAAGCACATAAGATAGCGAGACATGAGATTATGTGTACACTTGAAGATTGCATGATTGCAGCCCGTCATTTATTAAAAGAAGGTGGCAGGCTAAACATGGTACATCGTGCAGAGAGACTAATGGATGTCTTGTTTGAAATGAGAAAAGTGAATATTGAACCTAAGAAAGTCGTTTTTATATATAGTAAAGTAGGGAAATCAGCACAAACGATAGTAGTAGAAGGTCGAAAAGGTGGAAATCAAGGTTTAGAAATCATGCCCCCATTTTATATTTATAATGAAGATGGTAATTATAGCGAAGAAATGAAGGAAGTATATTATGGATAG
- a CDS encoding GIY-YIG nuclease family protein, which translates to MDSHFVYIVKCSDGSLYTGYAKDVNARVEKHNRGQGAKYTKVRRPVHLVYQEMYETKSEALKREYEIKTYTRQKKLRLIKER; encoded by the coding sequence ATGGATAGTCATTTTGTATATATTGTAAAATGTAGTGATGGAAGTTTATATACAGGATACGCTAAAGACGTTAATGCACGTGTTGAAAAACATAACCGAGGTCAAGGAGCCAAATATACGAAAGTAAGACGTCCGGTGCATTTAGTTTATCAAGAAATGTATGAGACAAAGTCTGAAGCATTGAAGCGTGAATATGAAATTAAAACTTATACCAGACAAAAGAAATTGCGATTAATTAAGGAGCGATAG
- a CDS encoding TatD family hydrolase — MLIDTHVHLNDEQYDDDLSEVITRAREAGVDRMFVVGFNKSTIERAMKLIDEYDFLYGIIGWHPVDAIDFTEEHLEWIESLAQHPKVIGIGEMGLDYHWDKSPADVQKEVFRKQIALAKRLKLPIIIHNREATQDCIDILLEEHAEEVGGIMHSFSGSPEIADIVTNKLNFYISLGGPVTFKNAKQPKEVAKHVSMERLLVETDAPYLSPHPYRGKRNEPARVTLVAEQIAELKGLSYEEVCEQTTKNAEKLFNLNS; from the coding sequence ATGTTAATCGATACACATGTCCATTTAAATGATGAGCAATACGATGATGATTTGAGTGAAGTGATTACACGTGCTAGAGAAGCAGGTGTTGATCGTATGTTTGTAGTTGGTTTTAACAAATCGACAATTGAACGCGCGATGAAATTAATCGATGAGTATGATTTTTTATATGGCATTATCGGTTGGCATCCAGTTGACGCAATTGATTTTACAGAAGAACACTTGGAATGGATTGAATCTTTAGCTCAGCATCCAAAAGTGATTGGTATTGGTGAAATGGGATTAGATTATCACTGGGATAAATCTCCTGCAGATGTTCAAAAGGAAGTTTTTAGAAAGCAAATTGCTTTAGCTAAGCGTTTGAAGTTACCAATTATCATTCATAACCGTGAAGCAACTCAAGACTGTATCGATATCTTATTGGAGGAGCATGCTGAAGAGGTAGGCGGGATTATGCATAGCTTTAGTGGTTCTCCAGAAATTGCAGATATTGTAACTAATAAGCTGAATTTTTATATTTCATTAGGTGGACCTGTGACATTTAAAAATGCTAAACAGCCTAAAGAAGTTGCTAAGCATGTGTCAATGGAGCGTTTGCTAGTTGAAACCGATGCACCGTATCTTTCGCCACATCCGTATAGAGGGAAGCGAAATGAACCGGCGAGAGTAACTTTAGTAGCTGAACAAATTGCTGAATTAAAAGGCTTATCTTATGAAGAAGTGTGCGAACAAACAACTAAAAATGCAGAGAAATTGTTTAATTTAAATTCATAA
- the rsmI gene encoding 16S rRNA (cytidine(1402)-2'-O)-methyltransferase: MAVLYLVGTPIGNLADITYRAVDVLKRVDMIACEDTRVTSKLCNHYDIPTPLKSYHEHNKDKQTAFIIEQLELGLDVALVSDAGLPLISDPGYELVVAAREANIKVETVPGPNAGLTALMASGLPSYVYTFLGFLPRKEKEKSAVLEQRMHENSTLIIYESPHRVTDTLKTIAKIDATRQVSLGRELTKKFEQIVTDDVTQLQALIQQGDVPLKGEFVILIEGAKANNEISWFDDLSINEHVDHYIQTSQMKPKQAIKKVAEERQLKTNEVYNIYHQIS, from the coding sequence ATGGCTGTATTATATTTAGTGGGCACACCAATTGGTAATTTAGCAGATATTACTTATAGAGCAGTTGATGTATTGAAACGTGTTGATATGATTGCTTGTGAAGACACTAGAGTAACTAGTAAACTGTGTAATCATTATGATATTCCAACTCCATTAAAGTCATATCACGAACATAACAAGGATAAGCAGACTGCTTTTATCATTGAACAGTTAGAATTAGGTCTTGACGTTGCGCTCGTATCTGATGCTGGATTGCCCTTAATTAGTGATCCTGGATACGAATTAGTAGTGGCAGCCAGAGAAGCTAATATTAAAGTAGAGACTGTGCCTGGACCTAATGCTGGGCTGACGGCTTTGATGGCTAGTGGATTACCTTCATATGTATATACATTTTTAGGATTTTTGCCACGAAAAGAGAAAGAAAAAAGTGCTGTATTAGAGCAACGTATGCATGAAAATAGCACATTAATTATATACGAATCACCGCATCGTGTGACAGATACATTAAAAACAATTGCAAAGATAGATGCAACACGACAAGTATCACTAGGGCGTGAATTAACTAAGAAGTTCGAACAAATTGTAACTGATGATGTAACACAATTACAAGCATTGATTCAGCAAGGCGATGTACCATTGAAAGGCGAATTCGTTATCTTAATTGAAGGTGCTAAAGCGAACAATGAGATATCGTGGTTTGATGATTTATCTATCAATGAGCATGTTGATCATTATATTCAAACTTCACAGATGAAACCAAAACAAGCTATTAAAAAAGTTGCTGAAGAACGACAACTTAAAACGAATGAAGTATATAATATTTATCATCAAATAAGTTAA
- the rnmV gene encoding ribonuclease M5 produces the protein MKINEFIVVEGRDDTERVKRAVECDTIETNGSAINEQTLEVIRNAQQSRGVIVLTDPDFPGDKIRSTITEHVKGVKHAYIDREKAKNKKGKIGVEHADLIDIKEALMHVSSPFDEAYESIDKSVLIELGLIVGKDARRRREILSRKLRIGHSNGKQLLKKLNAFGYTEADVRQALEDE, from the coding sequence ATGAAAATCAATGAGTTTATAGTTGTAGAAGGACGAGATGATACTGAGCGTGTTAAACGAGCTGTTGAATGTGATACGATTGAAACGAATGGTAGTGCCATCAACGAACAAACTTTAGAAGTAATTAGAAATGCTCAACAAAGTCGAGGCGTTATTGTATTAACAGATCCAGATTTCCCAGGAGATAAAATTAGAAGTACAATTACTGAACATGTCAAAGGTGTTAAACATGCGTATATTGATAGAGAAAAAGCTAAAAATAAAAAAGGGAAAATTGGTGTTGAACATGCCGACTTAATTGATATTAAAGAAGCGTTAATGCATGTTAGTTCACCCTTTGATGAAGCTTATGAATCAATTGATAAATCTGTGCTAATAGAGTTGGGGTTAATTGTTGGGAAAGATGCAAGGCGCCGTAGAGAAATTTTAAGTAGAAAATTGCGAATCGGCCATTCCAATGGTAAGCAGTTATTGAAAAAGTTAAATGCATTTGGTTATACCGAAGCGGATGTAAGGCAAGCTTTAGAAGATGAATGA
- the metG gene encoding methionine--tRNA ligase translates to MAKETFYITTPIYYPSGNLHIGHAYSTVAGDVIARYKRMQGYDVRYLTGTDEHGQKIQEKAQKAGKTEIEYLDEMIAGIKQLWAKLEISNDDFIRTTEERHKHVVEQVFERLLKQGDIYLGEYEGWYSVPDETYYTESQLVDPQYENGKIIGGKSPDSGHEVELVKEESYFFNISKYTDRLLEFYDQNPDFIQPPSRKNEMINNFIKPGLADLAVSRTSFNWGVHVPSNPKHVVYVWIDALVNYISALGYLSDDESLFNKYWPADIHLMAKEIVRFHSIIWPILLMALDLPLPKKVFAHGWILMKDGKMSKSKGNVVDPNILIDRYGLDATRYYLMRELPFGSDGVFTPEAFVERTNFDLANDLGNLVNRTISMVNKYFDGELPAYQGPLHELDEEMEAMALETVKSYTESMESLQFSVALSTVWKFISRTNKYIDETTPWVLAKDDSQKDMLGNVMAHLVENIRYAAVLLRPFLTHAPKEIFEQLNINNPQFMEFSSLEQYGVLNESIMVTGQPKPIFPRLDSEAEIAYIKESMQPPATKEEKEEIPSKPQIDIKDFDKVEIKAATIIDAEHVKKSDKLLKIQVDLDSEQRQIVSGIAKFYTPDDIIGKKVAVVTNLKPAKLMGQKSEGMILSAEKDGVLTLVSLPSAIPNGAVIK, encoded by the coding sequence ATGGCTAAAGAAACATTTTATATAACAACCCCAATATACTATCCTAGTGGGAATTTACATATAGGACATGCATATTCTACAGTGGCTGGAGATGTTATTGCAAGATATAAGAGAATGCAAGGATATGATGTTCGCTATTTGACTGGAACGGATGAACACGGTCAAAAAATTCAAGAAAAAGCTCAAAAAGCTGGTAAGACAGAAATTGAATATTTGGATGAGATGATTGCTGGAATTAAACAATTGTGGGCTAAGCTTGAAATTTCAAATGATGATTTTATCAGAACAACTGAAGAACGTCATAAACATGTCGTTGAGCAAGTGTTTGAACGTTTATTAAAGCAAGGTGATATCTATTTAGGTGAATATGAAGGTTGGTATTCTGTTCCGGATGAAACATACTATACAGAGTCACAATTAGTAGACCCACAATACGAAAACGGTAAAATTATTGGTGGCAAAAGTCCAGATTCTGGACACGAAGTTGAACTAGTTAAAGAAGAAAGTTATTTCTTTAATATTAGTAAATATACAGACCGTTTATTAGAGTTCTATGACCAAAATCCAGATTTTATACAACCACCATCAAGAAAAAATGAAATGATTAACAACTTCATTAAACCAGGACTTGCTGATTTAGCTGTTTCTCGTACATCATTTAACTGGGGTGTCCATGTTCCGTCTAATCCAAAACATGTTGTTTATGTTTGGATTGATGCGTTAGTTAACTATATTTCAGCATTAGGCTATTTATCAGATGATGAGTCACTATTTAACAAATACTGGCCAGCAGATATTCATTTAATGGCTAAGGAAATTGTGCGATTCCACTCAATTATTTGGCCTATTTTATTGATGGCATTAGACTTACCGTTACCTAAAAAAGTCTTTGCACATGGTTGGATTTTGATGAAAGATGGAAAAATGAGTAAATCTAAAGGTAATGTCGTAGACCCTAATATTTTAATTGATCGCTATGGTTTAGATGCTACACGTTATTATCTAATGCGTGAATTACCATTTGGTTCAGATGGCGTATTTACACCTGAAGCATTTGTTGAGCGTACAAATTTCGATCTAGCAAATGACTTAGGTAACTTAGTAAACCGTACGATTTCTATGGTTAATAAGTACTTTGATGGCGAATTACCAGCGTATCAAGGTCCACTTCATGAATTAGATGAAGAAATGGAAGCTATGGCTTTAGAAACAGTGAAAAGCTACACTGAAAGCATGGAAAGTTTGCAATTTTCTGTGGCATTATCTACGGTATGGAAGTTTATTAGTAGAACGAATAAGTATATTGACGAAACAACGCCTTGGGTATTAGCTAAGGACGATAGCCAAAAAGATATGTTAGGCAATGTAATGGCTCACTTAGTTGAAAATATTCGTTATGCAGCTGTATTATTACGTCCATTCTTAACACATGCGCCGAAAGAGATTTTTGAACAATTGAACATTAACAATCCTCAATTTATGGAATTTAGTAGTTTAGAGCAATATGGTGTGCTTAATGAGTCAATTATGGTTACTGGGCAACCTAAACCTATTTTCCCAAGATTGGATAGCGAAGCGGAAATTGCATATATCAAAGAATCAATGCAACCGCCTGCTACTAAAGAGGAAAAAGAAGAGATTCCTAGCAAACCTCAAATTGATATTAAAGACTTTGATAAAGTTGAAATTAAGGCAGCAACGATTATTGATGCTGAACATGTTAAGAAGTCAGATAAGCTTTTAAAAATTCAAGTAGACTTAGATTCTGAACAAAGACAAATTGTATCAGGAATTGCCAAATTCTATACACCAGATGATATTATTGGTAAAAAAGTAGCAGTTGTTACTAACCTGAAACCAGCTAAATTAATGGGACAAAAATCTGAAGGTATGATATTATCTGCTGAAAAAGATGGTGTATTAACCTTAGTAAGTTTACCAAGTGCAATTCCAAATGGTGCAGTGATTAAATAA